The Oceanisphaera avium genome includes a region encoding these proteins:
- a CDS encoding glycerophosphodiester phosphodiesterase family protein — protein sequence MIICGHRGLAGLAPENTLAGLYAAYEAGLSWVEIDVQLSQDHQVVVFHDKRLERCTNGQGYLHQSSWRKLSTLDAGYRFSEAFVGEPIPLLRDYLAKAQQLNLGVNIELKLYSDQAIAPLCAAVSQIINPLLALGLWRPEKLLLSSFSVPALATLSRLAPKAWRALLVERIPHTWAQQLHSLGTHILHCQHNKLTHAQARPLIEAGYRLSCYTVNNQARAELLASWGVHMIFCDVPLTSPNRVTNNT from the coding sequence GTGATTATTTGTGGTCATCGCGGGCTGGCAGGGCTCGCGCCTGAAAACACCTTAGCCGGCTTATACGCAGCGTATGAGGCGGGGTTGAGTTGGGTAGAAATAGATGTACAACTGAGCCAAGACCACCAAGTAGTCGTGTTTCATGATAAGCGACTAGAGCGCTGTACCAACGGCCAAGGATATTTGCATCAATCTTCATGGCGAAAACTTAGCACGCTTGACGCTGGCTATAGATTTAGCGAAGCCTTTGTGGGCGAGCCTATCCCGTTATTAAGGGATTATTTAGCTAAAGCCCAGCAGCTTAATCTAGGCGTGAATATAGAGCTTAAACTCTATTCAGACCAAGCTATCGCCCCTTTATGTGCGGCGGTAAGCCAGATAATTAATCCCTTATTGGCACTAGGCTTATGGCGCCCTGAAAAGCTCTTACTGTCTAGCTTTTCCGTTCCCGCTCTCGCGACGCTTTCTCGCTTAGCTCCCAAAGCTTGGCGGGCTTTATTAGTTGAGCGAATTCCTCACACTTGGGCGCAGCAATTACACTCTCTTGGCACTCACATTTTGCATTGTCAGCACAACAAACTCACTCACGCCCAAGCACGGCCCCTTATCGAGGCGGGGTATCGCTTGAGTTGCTACACCGTTAATAACCAAGCTCGTGCCGAGCTTTTGGCAAGCTGGGGCGTACACATGATTTTTTGTGATGTCCCCCTTACCTCTCCTAACAGAGTAACTAACAATACATAG
- a CDS encoding DMT family transporter: MPAYALLAIAIIAEVLATSALKASMSFTRLGPSVIVIVGYSVAFWLLTHVVRTMAVGVAYAIWSGAGIVLVTLLAAFFYRQRPDLPAVIGIALIIAGVVIIQLYSRLDGQ; the protein is encoded by the coding sequence ATGCCCGCTTACGCCTTACTCGCTATTGCCATTATCGCTGAAGTACTGGCCACCTCAGCTCTTAAAGCTTCCATGAGCTTTACTCGCTTAGGACCCAGTGTGATAGTTATTGTGGGCTACAGCGTGGCTTTTTGGCTGTTAACACACGTGGTACGCACCATGGCGGTAGGGGTGGCTTACGCCATTTGGTCGGGTGCGGGCATAGTATTAGTGACCTTACTGGCTGCATTTTTTTATCGCCAGCGCCCCGACTTACCCGCAGTCATTGGCATTGCGCTGATTATTGCGGGAGTAGTGATTATCCAATTATATTCTCGCCTCGATGGGCAATAA
- a CDS encoding ChaN family lipoprotein — MRTLLKTLNPIVASVVLMACQQSAPLSPANELRAPRLDTLYDYQLYNKKAQPLSLNHAMAALSNLDVIMVGELHGHQGIHRFQADLFSQLLKQAPSWALAMEQFSRDNQEVVDDYLAGKLGETAFINQSNAWPSYKSDYRALLSLAKAAHSKVIAANAPASIVRCIGRHGPAYLDKLPSVERGWIAKQLTLKNDPYKAQFMANRHHGQVPSEQQFAAQTSWDDTMAESIERFLTRYPQQKVLLTVGRFHIKEGLGTVQRLLARQPNLKVGIIYPLVEGEPTPSSARRDKRVREWTLKVQALPPARINDEPLAPISLGEPDCPYAKSPSN, encoded by the coding sequence ATGCGAACATTATTAAAAACACTGAATCCAATAGTGGCCAGTGTCGTGCTGATGGCCTGCCAACAGAGTGCGCCATTATCGCCAGCCAATGAACTGCGTGCACCGCGCTTAGACACGCTCTACGATTATCAGCTTTATAATAAAAAAGCGCAGCCCCTTTCCTTAAACCACGCCATGGCAGCGCTGTCTAACTTGGATGTCATCATGGTGGGCGAGTTACATGGCCATCAAGGCATCCACCGTTTTCAAGCAGACTTATTTAGCCAATTACTTAAGCAAGCACCAAGCTGGGCGCTAGCCATGGAGCAATTTAGCCGTGATAACCAAGAAGTGGTCGATGACTATTTAGCAGGCAAACTAGGCGAAACAGCATTTATTAACCAAAGTAACGCTTGGCCTAGCTATAAAAGTGATTATCGCGCCTTACTCAGTCTCGCCAAAGCCGCCCACAGTAAAGTAATTGCTGCCAATGCGCCTGCTTCCATAGTGCGCTGTATTGGCCGCCATGGCCCAGCGTATTTAGATAAGCTCCCAAGCGTCGAGCGCGGCTGGATTGCCAAGCAATTAACCTTAAAAAACGATCCATATAAAGCGCAATTTATGGCTAATCGTCATCATGGCCAAGTACCCAGTGAGCAACAATTTGCAGCGCAAACGAGCTGGGACGACACCATGGCTGAAAGCATTGAGCGCTTTCTAACGCGCTATCCACAGCAAAAAGTCTTGTTAACTGTGGGGCGCTTCCATATAAAAGAAGGGCTAGGAACCGTGCAGCGTCTATTAGCGCGCCAGCCTAATTTGAAAGTGGGCATAATTTATCCGCTGGTAGAGGGAGAGCCGACGCCCTCTTCTGCTCGACGAGATAAAAGAGTAAGGGAATGGACACTCAAGGTACAAGCACTGCCGCCTGCGCGCATAAATGATGAGCCACTGGCGCCTATCAGCTTAGGCGAGCCAGACTGTCCTTATGCCAAAAGCCCAAGCAATTAA
- a CDS encoding hybrid sensor histidine kinase/response regulator, producing the protein MPGWTVINIALAYLAVLFLCAWLGDKVKVGKEGGRLRPLLYSLSLAVYCSSWSFFGTVGQATTDNWSYFSIYLGPIIMFTLAGPFLARLIEVAKREHITSIADFIAARYGKSQRLAIYITLIAIVGVLPYVALQLKAIVMGLHLVAPDVVGNDGQNASQVALMVTVLFSAFILLFGTRHIDATEHQRGVMVAIAVESLVKLVAFILVGGFALWLVVGFPNQARVLVTERVINSFTQVSGANLLDMAVYTLLSMSAVVCLPRQFHVTVVESQGVKDLHWARRLFPIYLLLMALLVLPLALAGQQWLPSSASPDTYVISLPLAQGQPELAVLAFIGGASAATGMMIISIIALAIMVSNDLVLPMILRRRQVQGADFNDVAQLLLKVRRAAIVAIMAAAWLVFLWLSDIDSLSRIGYLSFAAIAQFIPALALGLYWRGGNKRGAYWGLSLGMLMWLLNLMAETGLFAGDANSNVLLWLLTPPTWGAIGDMSPVTWGIFLSLLFNVTAYVLASWLSVSTVSERLQASAFVGRHHKDDGGLYRAKVSVQELELLASRFVGAARVSRAFSRYAGEQGTLDGSMQAPARLIRHTERVLAGVFGASSARLVLASALQGRSMELDELAVIADEAKDVFRFNRSLLQGAIEHISLGISVVDKELNLVAWNPRYIELFDYPSELIQIGRPIGDIIRYNAERGLCGEGSVEQHVARRLAHMHAGSAHVSSRTRSDGRVIELQGNPMPSGGFVMTFNDITTFRQAEQVLKDTNALLEARVVERTQELSSVNQQLRAATIEAEKLSASKSRFLAAVSHDLMQPLNAAKLFASSWLETSHDEESRRLANNIDRSLLAAEDLIADLLDMSRLESGTLSAKLIDFPLAQLFDTLTAEFSVLIEQQGGELSVVKSQLWLRSDPRLLRRILQNFLTNALRYNPNGRVVLGARRHGEQVSLEVWDNGPGIAYDKQALIFSEFMRLEHGQRQHQQGLGLGLSIAQGLANAMAHKVALRSTPGKGAGFSVTVPKALAKEGSDTASFSAPVSSLAEVAMLCIDNDNAILKAMESLLTRWGCEVRLALNATEAEQHYQDGFLPQVILSDYHLDEGVIGTELVLALHQQYGAVPTVIISADRQAALQAYLQELNFSYLSKPVKPIKLRALLQHLLAY; encoded by the coding sequence ATGCCGGGTTGGACCGTCATTAACATAGCGCTCGCCTATTTAGCCGTACTGTTTTTATGTGCTTGGCTAGGCGATAAAGTCAAAGTGGGCAAAGAGGGCGGACGACTGCGCCCACTCCTTTATAGCTTATCGCTAGCCGTGTATTGCTCGTCATGGAGTTTTTTTGGCACTGTTGGCCAAGCAACTACCGATAACTGGTCATATTTTTCCATCTACCTTGGCCCCATTATTATGTTCACCTTAGCGGGGCCTTTTTTGGCGCGCCTCATTGAAGTGGCCAAGCGTGAGCACATTACTTCTATTGCCGACTTTATTGCCGCTCGCTATGGGAAGTCGCAGCGTTTGGCTATTTATATTACGCTCATTGCCATTGTTGGTGTCTTACCTTATGTAGCCCTACAACTCAAAGCCATTGTGATGGGTCTTCATTTGGTGGCGCCCGATGTGGTGGGTAATGATGGCCAAAATGCCAGTCAAGTGGCGCTGATGGTGACGGTATTATTTAGTGCATTTATTCTATTATTTGGCACCCGCCACATCGATGCCACTGAGCACCAACGCGGCGTTATGGTGGCCATTGCCGTAGAGTCACTGGTGAAGCTGGTGGCCTTTATCTTAGTGGGTGGCTTTGCCTTATGGCTGGTGGTGGGGTTTCCTAATCAAGCGCGAGTATTAGTCACTGAGCGCGTGATCAACAGTTTTACGCAGGTAAGTGGTGCTAATTTACTCGATATGGCCGTTTATACGCTGCTATCTATGAGTGCGGTGGTGTGCTTGCCCCGTCAATTCCATGTCACAGTAGTAGAAAGCCAAGGCGTCAAAGACCTCCATTGGGCGCGACGCTTATTTCCTATTTATTTATTACTGATGGCGCTGTTAGTCTTACCGCTCGCATTAGCGGGCCAACAATGGCTGCCCAGCTCTGCCTCACCCGATACCTATGTCATCAGTTTGCCGCTCGCCCAAGGGCAACCGGAGCTTGCGGTATTGGCCTTTATTGGCGGTGCCTCGGCGGCCACCGGCATGATGATTATCTCTATTATTGCATTGGCGATCATGGTTAGTAATGACTTGGTATTACCGATGATTTTGCGCCGACGCCAAGTACAAGGTGCCGACTTTAATGATGTGGCGCAATTACTACTTAAAGTGCGCCGCGCCGCCATTGTGGCGATCATGGCGGCGGCTTGGTTGGTCTTTTTATGGTTAAGCGATATCGACAGCTTGTCGCGCATTGGGTATTTAAGCTTTGCCGCTATTGCCCAGTTTATTCCTGCGCTGGCACTGGGTTTATATTGGCGGGGCGGCAATAAGCGCGGCGCCTACTGGGGGTTAAGCCTAGGAATGCTGATGTGGCTGCTTAACCTAATGGCAGAAACGGGCTTATTTGCCGGTGATGCTAATAGTAACGTTTTATTATGGTTGCTAACGCCGCCGACCTGGGGCGCCATTGGCGACATGAGCCCAGTGACGTGGGGAATTTTCTTAAGTTTACTATTTAATGTCACCGCCTATGTGTTGGCGTCTTGGTTGTCGGTATCTACGGTCAGTGAGCGCTTACAGGCCTCGGCCTTTGTGGGTCGCCACCATAAAGATGATGGCGGCTTATACCGAGCCAAAGTCTCGGTACAAGAGCTTGAGCTGTTAGCCTCGCGCTTTGTCGGTGCGGCGCGAGTAAGTCGCGCATTCTCGCGCTATGCCGGCGAGCAAGGCACGCTCGATGGTAGCATGCAAGCACCGGCACGCTTAATTCGCCACACCGAGCGCGTGTTAGCGGGGGTGTTCGGTGCTTCATCGGCGCGCTTAGTATTAGCCTCGGCCCTGCAAGGTCGTTCCATGGAACTAGATGAGCTGGCGGTGATTGCCGATGAAGCCAAAGATGTGTTTCGTTTTAACCGCAGTCTGTTACAAGGCGCTATCGAGCATATTAGCTTAGGGATTTCTGTGGTCGATAAAGAGCTTAATTTAGTGGCGTGGAATCCACGCTACATAGAGCTATTTGACTATCCTAGTGAGCTAATACAAATAGGACGACCCATTGGCGATATTATCCGTTATAACGCCGAGCGTGGTTTATGTGGCGAGGGCTCAGTGGAGCAACATGTTGCACGGCGCTTAGCGCACATGCACGCCGGTAGCGCTCATGTCTCATCGCGCACTCGCAGTGATGGACGCGTTATTGAGCTGCAAGGTAATCCTATGCCCAGCGGCGGCTTCGTGATGACGTTTAACGATATCACTACCTTTCGCCAAGCCGAGCAAGTTCTTAAAGATACCAATGCGCTCTTAGAGGCCCGAGTGGTGGAGCGTACGCAAGAATTGTCTAGTGTCAATCAGCAGCTGAGGGCAGCCACTATTGAGGCTGAAAAGCTCAGTGCTTCTAAGAGCCGGTTTTTAGCGGCGGTGAGTCATGATTTAATGCAGCCTTTAAATGCGGCTAAGTTATTTGCTTCTTCTTGGTTAGAAACCTCTCATGATGAAGAAAGTCGTCGCTTAGCCAATAATATTGATCGCTCATTGCTTGCGGCCGAGGACTTAATTGCGGACTTATTAGATATGTCGCGCTTAGAGTCGGGCACCCTTAGCGCAAAGCTAATAGACTTTCCGCTTGCGCAATTATTCGACACGCTAACAGCGGAGTTTAGTGTGTTAATTGAGCAGCAAGGCGGGGAATTATCGGTGGTAAAGAGTCAGTTATGGCTGCGCAGTGATCCGCGTTTATTGCGCCGTATCTTACAAAATTTCTTAACCAATGCGCTGCGCTACAACCCCAATGGACGGGTGGTGTTAGGGGCACGCCGCCATGGCGAGCAGGTGTCGCTAGAGGTGTGGGATAACGGGCCAGGTATTGCTTATGATAAGCAAGCACTGATATTTAGCGAATTTATGCGCTTAGAGCATGGTCAACGCCAACATCAACAAGGTCTAGGTTTAGGCTTATCCATTGCTCAGGGCTTGGCTAATGCGATGGCGCATAAAGTGGCACTGCGCTCTACACCGGGTAAAGGGGCTGGCTTTAGCGTCACTGTGCCTAAAGCCCTAGCTAAGGAGGGGAGTGATACTGCGTCTTTCAGTGCGCCTGTTTCTTCTTTGGCGGAGGTGGCTATGTTGTGTATTGATAATGATAACGCCATTTTAAAGGCCATGGAGAGCTTATTAACGCGCTGGGGCTGTGAGGTGCGCTTGGCGCTAAATGCAACTGAGGCAGAGCAACACTACCAAGACGGATTTCTACCACAGGTGATATTATCGGATTATCATCTGGATGAAGGAGTAATAGGCACCGAGTTGGTGTTGGCGCTGCATCAGCAATATGGCGCTGTACCCACTGTGATCATCAGTGCCGATCGCCAAGCGGCGCTCCAAGCTTATCTCCAAGAGCTCAACTTTAGTTATTTAAGTAAGCCCGTTAAACCGATTAAACTAAGAGCCTTGTTACAGCACCTGCTTGCTTACTAG